A single region of the Nicotiana sylvestris chromosome 6, ASM39365v2, whole genome shotgun sequence genome encodes:
- the LOC104222593 gene encoding uncharacterized protein isoform X1 → MDTDSTSSSSSSNSNGVIVTADKERRMRIENPFTLKVGQVFTGFGIGCGIGIGVGRPLNLGAIPMLNQVMTATRGATDAFSGVGRHVNNSLRKVGAKGIEAGIGCGVGFGHGFGVGLAVKRRVVDQIQLFLIQAMTKLMMKSGMSTGLSVGQGILPPSLQAGMRTINEASNQNPLGSVNSLEVKVPHSSSVGLLTDTNTSSLSSHENETSRTNVSSSNTSYSSRTEKVLSNFLQSPLLKDEGSTANGLSERLRSENNLLHIVLKHQQVIDELMQENEKLRQILVKDLKVSPSKLHTSYSNGSKFPCTECFECRRKQRRR, encoded by the exons ATGGATACGGACAGTAcaagtagcagcagcagtagtaatagcaatggcGTGATAGTTACTGCAGATAAAGAAAGAAGGATGAGAATAGAGAATCCTTTTACTTTGAAGGTGGGTCAAGTATTTACTGGCTTTGGCATTGGTTGTGGGATTGGAATTGGTGTTGGTCGCCCTTTAAATCTAG GTGCAATACCAATGCTAAATCAAGTTATGACTGCCACTAGAGGCGCAACGGATGCATTTTCTGGAGTTGGAAGACATGTTAATAATTCT TTGAGGAAGGTTGGGGCAAAAGGCATTGAAGCAGGCATTGGATGCGGAGTAGGTTTTGGACATGGTTTTGGAGTTG GTCTTGCTGTGAAGCGCAGAGTAGTGGATCAGATTCAGTTGTTTTTAATT CAAGCCATGACTAAATTAATGATGAAGTCTGGAATGTCGACCGGCTTGTCTGTTGGTCAAGGCATTCTTCCACCGTCCTTGCAAGCTGGCATGAGGACAATCAATGAAGCCTCTAATCAGAATCCACTGGGAAGTGTCAATTCACTTGAAGTGAAGGTCCCTCATAGTTCTTCTGTGGGCTTGCTTACAGATACAAACACAAGTTCTCTCTCTTCTCATGAAAATGAAACTTCAAGAACTAATGTTAGCTCTTCAAATACATCATATAGCAGTCGAACTGAGAAGGTTCTTAGCAATTTTCTGCAGAGTCCACTTTTGAAGGATGAAGGCAGTACAGCAAATGGGCTG TCGGAACGTTTGAGATCAGAGAACAACCTTCTTCATATT GTGTTGAAACACCAGCAAGTGATTGACGAGCTCATGCAGGAAAATGAAAAGCTTCGCCAGATACTAGTGAAAGACTTGAAAGTCTCGCCCAGTAAACTCCATACCAGCTACTCTAATGGAAGTAAATTTCCATGTACTGAATGTTTTGAGTGCCGTAGAAAACAAAGGAGACGATGa
- the LOC104222593 gene encoding uncharacterized protein isoform X2: MKFEDFWKPKEREPKNSSAIPMLNQVMTATRGATDAFSGVGRHVNNSLRKVGAKGIEAGIGCGVGFGHGFGVGLAVKRRVVDQIQLFLIQAMTKLMMKSGMSTGLSVGQGILPPSLQAGMRTINEASNQNPLGSVNSLEVKVPHSSSVGLLTDTNTSSLSSHENETSRTNVSSSNTSYSSRTEKVLSNFLQSPLLKDEGSTANGLSERLRSENNLLHIVLKHQQVIDELMQENEKLRQILVKDLKVSPSKLHTSYSNGSKFPCTECFECRRKQRRR; the protein is encoded by the exons AtgaaatttgaagatttttggAAACCTAAAGAACGGGAACCCAAGAATTCAA GTGCAATACCAATGCTAAATCAAGTTATGACTGCCACTAGAGGCGCAACGGATGCATTTTCTGGAGTTGGAAGACATGTTAATAATTCT TTGAGGAAGGTTGGGGCAAAAGGCATTGAAGCAGGCATTGGATGCGGAGTAGGTTTTGGACATGGTTTTGGAGTTG GTCTTGCTGTGAAGCGCAGAGTAGTGGATCAGATTCAGTTGTTTTTAATT CAAGCCATGACTAAATTAATGATGAAGTCTGGAATGTCGACCGGCTTGTCTGTTGGTCAAGGCATTCTTCCACCGTCCTTGCAAGCTGGCATGAGGACAATCAATGAAGCCTCTAATCAGAATCCACTGGGAAGTGTCAATTCACTTGAAGTGAAGGTCCCTCATAGTTCTTCTGTGGGCTTGCTTACAGATACAAACACAAGTTCTCTCTCTTCTCATGAAAATGAAACTTCAAGAACTAATGTTAGCTCTTCAAATACATCATATAGCAGTCGAACTGAGAAGGTTCTTAGCAATTTTCTGCAGAGTCCACTTTTGAAGGATGAAGGCAGTACAGCAAATGGGCTG TCGGAACGTTTGAGATCAGAGAACAACCTTCTTCATATT GTGTTGAAACACCAGCAAGTGATTGACGAGCTCATGCAGGAAAATGAAAAGCTTCGCCAGATACTAGTGAAAGACTTGAAAGTCTCGCCCAGTAAACTCCATACCAGCTACTCTAATGGAAGTAAATTTCCATGTACTGAATGTTTTGAGTGCCGTAGAAAACAAAGGAGACGATGa